In the Natronolimnobius baerhuensis genome, one interval contains:
- a CDS encoding glycosyltransferase family 2 protein: protein MVVAADPAPVLWAISWFFLLYFALVNGSYLFVHLASIVSLQRNFRDWLLEPTYNPYRSPFLPGIAVLVPAYNEEAVIVDSVRSLLNLEYGVFDVVVINDGSTDATLEQLLEEFDLEPVEEGVPFDLPCEPVDEVYQSTEVDLVVIDKANGGKADALNAGVFFTDQPLFCAIDADSIVERNALLEVVEPFLKDPERTIATGGAVRVANGCSVSRSTVTKVGLSSNRLASLQTVEYLRAFLSGRIGLSALGGLLIISGAFGVFRTSAVREVGGYSTETITEDMELIVRLHHHYADTDYSITFVPYPVVWTEVPASRKTLGRQRMRWYQGLLETLSMHRGMIGNPKYGSIGLFAMPFFLFVEAIGPLIEGLGYVIVPFAFILGALNVPFFLLFLGVAVGIGTLLSWLSVLNEVLSFRRYRNPKDIAILLGYSLLEHAPYRQWKSLITWLALIRYLRGESAWGEMVRTGFDR from the coding sequence CGGTCCTCTGGGCGATTAGCTGGTTCTTCTTGCTGTACTTCGCGCTCGTCAACGGCAGCTACCTGTTCGTTCATCTGGCCTCAATCGTCTCGCTCCAGCGTAACTTTCGTGACTGGCTGCTCGAACCGACGTACAATCCCTATCGGTCGCCGTTCCTGCCCGGCATCGCGGTCCTCGTTCCCGCCTACAACGAGGAAGCCGTTATCGTCGACTCCGTGCGCTCCCTGCTCAACCTCGAGTATGGCGTCTTCGACGTGGTTGTCATCAATGACGGCTCGACCGATGCGACACTCGAGCAGTTGCTCGAGGAGTTCGACCTTGAACCGGTCGAGGAGGGTGTGCCGTTCGACCTGCCGTGTGAACCCGTCGATGAGGTCTATCAGTCGACGGAGGTCGACCTCGTCGTGATTGACAAGGCAAACGGCGGGAAAGCAGATGCGCTCAACGCGGGTGTCTTCTTTACCGATCAGCCACTGTTCTGTGCTATTGACGCCGACAGCATCGTCGAGCGAAACGCGCTTCTTGAGGTGGTCGAACCGTTCTTAAAGGACCCGGAACGAACCATCGCGACCGGCGGCGCAGTCCGGGTTGCAAACGGGTGTTCGGTCTCCCGCAGCACCGTCACAAAAGTCGGCCTCTCGAGTAACCGACTCGCGTCGCTGCAGACCGTCGAGTATCTCCGGGCGTTTCTGTCCGGTCGAATTGGTCTCAGTGCGCTCGGTGGCCTCCTCATTATCTCCGGCGCGTTCGGCGTCTTTCGCACGAGCGCCGTCCGCGAGGTCGGCGGCTACTCGACAGAGACGATCACCGAGGACATGGAACTCATCGTTCGGCTTCATCACCACTACGCGGACACGGACTATTCGATCACGTTCGTCCCCTACCCCGTCGTCTGGACCGAAGTGCCTGCCTCCCGGAAAACCCTCGGCCGCCAGCGAATGCGGTGGTATCAGGGCTTGCTCGAGACGCTCTCGATGCATCGTGGAATGATTGGGAACCCGAAATACGGGTCTATCGGCCTGTTCGCGATGCCCTTTTTCTTGTTCGTCGAGGCGATTGGCCCGCTCATCGAGGGGCTTGGCTATGTCATCGTTCCGTTTGCGTTCATCCTCGGCGCGTTGAACGTTCCCTTCTTCTTGCTGTTTCTGGGCGTTGCCGTCGGCATTGGCACCCTGCTGTCGTGGCTGAGCGTCCTCAACGAAGTCCTCAGTTTTCGGCGCTATCGCAACCCCAAAGACATCGCGATCCTGCTTGGCTACTCACTGCTCGAGCACGCCCCCTACCGGCAGTGGAAATCCCTGATCACGTGGCTCGCGCTGATCCGGTACCTCCGTGGAGAGTCCGCGTGGGGCGAGATGGTCCGCACCGGATTCGACCGCTAA
- a CDS encoding GAF domain-containing sensor histidine kinase — protein sequence MAESPLGPDEARAELYEIMNDECSFETKADRALELGRRYLGVDNGHVTKIDEQSDYWKSIASTDPVSGRFPPGLALDLQTTYCRRTIRADEPIALNNVPEQGWADDPAYEAHGLKCYHGTTITLDDGVYGTVCFVSTDARSEPFSSDETMFAELIARLLEHELERKRTEIRLEHLDTFASVVSHDLRSPLTVIQGWTEMAEESGDVELLAHVHPAVDRMQHLLEDVLQAARNGQIVQEVRPMPLSGLAWAAWDTIETGPHDLVVETDAVVRAGPERLQALLENLFRNAVEHGAPDTQSELPAPADQQSLTISVTDLEDEYGRPDGFAVADTGVGIPADRRDSIFDYGYTTSSEGTGFGLAIVEAIVDAHEWSIALAEHEGESVRDVDGDADSAGDESGARFEIRGVDFQPSDLS from the coding sequence ATGGCTGAGTCGCCGCTCGGTCCGGACGAGGCGCGAGCCGAACTGTACGAAATTATGAACGATGAGTGCTCGTTCGAGACGAAAGCCGACCGCGCACTCGAACTCGGGAGACGATATCTTGGGGTCGACAACGGCCACGTGACAAAAATCGACGAGCAAAGCGACTACTGGAAGTCAATCGCGAGCACCGATCCCGTCTCCGGGCGGTTCCCGCCCGGGCTCGCCCTCGACTTGCAAACAACGTACTGCCGTCGAACGATCCGCGCCGACGAGCCAATCGCGCTCAATAACGTCCCCGAACAGGGCTGGGCGGACGACCCTGCCTACGAGGCCCACGGCCTCAAGTGCTATCACGGCACGACGATCACGCTCGACGATGGTGTCTACGGCACCGTCTGTTTCGTCTCGACGGACGCACGCTCGGAGCCGTTTTCGAGCGACGAAACCATGTTCGCGGAACTGATCGCCCGACTCCTCGAGCACGAACTCGAGCGCAAGCGAACCGAGATCCGACTTGAGCACCTCGATACCTTCGCCAGCGTCGTCAGTCACGATCTCCGAAGTCCGCTGACGGTAATCCAGGGCTGGACCGAGATGGCCGAGGAGTCCGGCGACGTCGAACTCTTAGCACACGTTCATCCGGCGGTCGACCGAATGCAACACCTGCTCGAAGATGTCCTCCAGGCAGCCAGAAACGGCCAGATCGTCCAGGAAGTGCGCCCGATGCCACTCTCGGGTCTCGCCTGGGCCGCCTGGGACACTATCGAGACGGGACCACATGACCTCGTCGTCGAGACTGACGCTGTCGTCCGAGCGGGACCGGAGCGACTGCAGGCGCTGCTCGAGAACCTGTTTCGGAATGCGGTCGAACATGGCGCTCCCGACACGCAGTCTGAATTACCAGCGCCCGCCGATCAGCAGTCACTAACGATCTCAGTCACCGATCTCGAGGACGAGTACGGTCGTCCGGATGGCTTTGCCGTCGCCGATACCGGCGTCGGCATTCCCGCGGACAGACGCGACTCGATTTTCGACTACGGCTATACGACCTCGAGTGAGGGCACTGGGTTCGGGTTGGCAATCGTCGAGGCCATCGTCGACGCACACGAGTGGTCGATTGCGCTCGCCGAGCACGAGGGCGAGAGCGTCCGTGATGTCGACGGTGACGCCGACAGCGCCGGTGATGAGAGTGGCGCTCGATTCGAAATCCGAGGCGTCGACTTCCAGCCATCGGACCTATCGTGA
- a CDS encoding class I SAM-dependent methyltransferase has protein sequence MDRTVKARWERTSDEFQETADVDVGLNWGWDDVDSDAFLGDLEGKHVLELGCGGGQDTVALVERGASVTGIDLSREQLGHATALFEAHDLEIDVAEGSVTSLPFAADQFDLAFNTWVFQWVPDLRACFAEAHRVLRSGGRLVFSMPHPFFSLVDPDSHELEESYFDTGRHVVVDHREDYPNMVTYRRRVSDVHTALREAGFVVDELREPGSADPADHEAGPWGESPPELRAKLPRVLIVAATAE, from the coding sequence ATGGACAGAACAGTGAAGGCACGGTGGGAACGCACGAGCGACGAGTTCCAGGAGACCGCTGACGTCGACGTTGGCCTCAACTGGGGCTGGGACGACGTCGATAGCGATGCTTTCCTCGGCGATCTCGAGGGCAAACACGTCCTCGAACTCGGCTGTGGCGGCGGGCAGGATACGGTCGCCCTCGTCGAGCGCGGTGCCAGTGTGACGGGCATTGACCTCTCGCGCGAACAACTCGGCCACGCGACGGCGCTGTTCGAGGCACACGACCTCGAGATCGACGTTGCCGAGGGCTCGGTCACGTCGCTGCCGTTCGCCGCCGACCAGTTCGACCTCGCGTTCAACACGTGGGTGTTCCAGTGGGTGCCCGACCTGCGCGCCTGCTTCGCGGAGGCCCACCGCGTGCTTCGCTCGGGCGGCCGCCTCGTCTTCTCGATGCCACATCCGTTCTTTTCGCTCGTCGATCCAGATTCGCACGAACTCGAGGAGAGCTACTTCGATACCGGCCGACACGTCGTTGTCGACCACCGCGAAGACTATCCGAATATGGTCACCTACCGCCGTCGAGTCAGCGACGTGCACACCGCACTGCGGGAGGCGGGATTCGTCGTCGACGAACTGAGAGAACCCGGCTCCGCTGATCCGGCCGACCACGAGGCGGGGCCGTGGGGCGAGTCCCCGCCCGAACTGCGCGCGAAACTCCCCCGCGTGCTGATCGTCGCCGCGACGGCGGAATAA
- a CDS encoding sodium:solute symporter family protein: MTLALQLGIIVGYLVLALVVGLFAYRLTDRTAEDFYLASRTFGTVVLLFTTFATLLSAFTFFAGPNIAYQQGPEWVLVMGLMDGIIFAILWYVIGYKQWLLGQQRGYVTLGEMLGDRFGSRRLRGLVAGISLLWLFPYVMLQQVGAGTALEALTEGALPYWLGAGLITAFMILYVVLAGMRGIAWTDTLQGLFMLVVTWLALVWLLAVVGGPSAATAALEAEVAQHVALGSDFYTVQWMLSTAITIGFGVAMFPQVNQRFFAAGSKTVLKRSFALWPILCVLLFVPSFLLGAWARGLEVTIPEGGNVLPAVLAEYTPVWFAALVIAGAMAAMMSSSDSMLLSGSSYFTRDLYRPYIDYNVSERREDLLARIGVVVFATAAFVASLWNPATLFELGDAAFSGFAQLALPVIVALYWRRTTRAGITAGILVSQAFYLTTVFLGTIVAGLEALALVPILGALTPTLIAIVTTVFQPTYLGWTAGLVGMGLGLIVTVGVSLVTTPAADERRAIYFDGLRAD, from the coding sequence GTGACGCTGGCACTGCAGTTGGGGATCATCGTCGGCTACCTCGTCCTTGCACTGGTCGTCGGCCTGTTCGCCTACCGACTCACCGACCGGACCGCTGAGGACTTCTATCTCGCCAGCCGAACCTTTGGGACGGTCGTCCTCCTCTTTACGACCTTCGCGACGCTGCTGTCGGCGTTTACCTTCTTTGCCGGGCCGAACATCGCCTACCAGCAAGGCCCCGAATGGGTGCTCGTGATGGGCCTGATGGACGGCATCATCTTCGCTATCCTCTGGTACGTCATCGGCTACAAACAGTGGCTGCTCGGCCAGCAACGCGGCTACGTCACCCTTGGGGAGATGCTCGGCGACCGCTTCGGCTCGAGACGCCTGCGCGGACTCGTCGCCGGAATCAGCCTGCTCTGGCTCTTTCCGTACGTCATGCTCCAGCAGGTCGGCGCGGGCACGGCACTCGAGGCGCTGACCGAGGGCGCGCTGCCGTACTGGCTCGGTGCGGGCCTGATTACAGCGTTTATGATCCTCTACGTCGTCCTCGCGGGGATGCGCGGCATCGCCTGGACCGACACGCTGCAGGGGCTGTTCATGCTCGTCGTGACGTGGCTCGCGCTGGTCTGGCTGCTCGCCGTCGTCGGCGGACCGAGTGCGGCCACGGCGGCGCTCGAGGCCGAGGTCGCCCAGCACGTCGCCCTCGGCAGCGACTTTTACACCGTCCAGTGGATGCTCTCGACGGCGATCACGATTGGCTTCGGCGTGGCGATGTTCCCGCAGGTGAACCAGCGCTTTTTCGCCGCGGGCTCGAAGACCGTCCTCAAACGGTCGTTCGCGCTCTGGCCGATTCTGTGCGTGCTTCTCTTTGTCCCCTCGTTCCTGCTCGGCGCATGGGCGCGCGGCCTCGAGGTGACGATTCCAGAAGGTGGGAACGTCCTCCCCGCCGTGCTCGCGGAGTACACGCCGGTCTGGTTCGCCGCACTTGTCATCGCGGGGGCGATGGCCGCGATGATGTCCTCCTCGGACTCGATGTTGCTCTCCGGTTCGTCGTACTTCACGCGGGACCTCTACCGACCCTACATCGACTACAACGTCTCCGAGCGCCGAGAGGACCTGCTCGCCCGTATTGGCGTCGTGGTCTTCGCGACCGCCGCCTTCGTCGCCAGCCTTTGGAATCCGGCGACGCTGTTCGAACTCGGCGACGCGGCCTTCAGCGGCTTCGCCCAACTCGCCCTGCCCGTCATAGTCGCGCTCTACTGGCGACGAACGACCAGAGCAGGCATCACCGCTGGAATCCTCGTGAGTCAGGCGTTCTACCTGACGACAGTGTTCCTCGGGACGATTGTGGCCGGCCTCGAGGCGCTCGCACTCGTCCCGATCCTCGGCGCGCTCACGCCCACACTCATCGCCATCGTCACGACCGTCTTCCAGCCGACGTATCTGGGCTGGACGGCCGGACTCGTCGGGATGGGGCTGGGTCTCATCGTCACCGTGGGCGTTTCGCTGGTGACGACACCCGCAGCGGACGAACGGCGGGCGATCTACTTCGACGGGCTGCGGGCAGACTGA
- a CDS encoding DUF3311 domain-containing protein, translating into MRRLEIGGWIVVGVVLCALAIPWFLWGNATTVAGIPLWLWWHVGWMLLASLVFWYFAQTAWGIGIEPESEDDGNSSERPDRPQNEYAGGDTR; encoded by the coding sequence ATGCGTCGGCTCGAAATCGGTGGCTGGATCGTCGTCGGAGTCGTCCTCTGTGCGCTCGCGATTCCGTGGTTTCTCTGGGGCAACGCCACGACCGTCGCGGGGATTCCGCTGTGGCTCTGGTGGCACGTTGGCTGGATGCTCCTCGCATCGCTCGTCTTCTGGTACTTCGCCCAGACGGCGTGGGGAATCGGCATCGAACCCGAGAGTGAAGATGACGGGAACTCGAGCGAGCGCCCTGACCGCCCCCAAAATGAGTACGCCGGAGGTGACACCCGGTGA
- a CDS encoding ArsR/SmtB family transcription factor: MARLFPFRSETPSQEGQPRVVDLEGEDADAVFSALSSTTARQIYARLDDEPGTPSDIADAIDSSIQNVRYHLENLEEAGLVEVVDTWYSSRGNEMSVYATTDGPLIVTSDESTASQLKAAISRLIGGIGALAGGSLLVQYGVTQWAGSHSEDAVYGSAATDDTADDQSETLEVQDESVDSGAPVDETDDSTDTTESEDSFGTQTVDDDADSSEDDAADAEDDGATDAEDDTATAGDESYDSGRGGDEAAADDAGSEEFALDAAEGADPELLSVIPPGLLFFLGGLVVLLAVWLYWYWYRPAY; this comes from the coding sequence ATGGCCCGTCTGTTCCCCTTCCGGTCGGAAACGCCATCACAGGAGGGGCAACCGCGCGTCGTCGATCTCGAGGGTGAGGACGCCGATGCGGTGTTTAGCGCCCTCTCGTCGACGACGGCCCGCCAGATTTACGCGCGACTCGATGACGAGCCAGGAACGCCGAGCGACATCGCCGACGCCATCGATTCCTCGATTCAGAACGTCCGCTACCACCTCGAGAATCTCGAGGAGGCGGGCCTCGTCGAGGTCGTCGACACCTGGTACTCCTCACGGGGCAACGAGATGAGCGTCTACGCGACGACAGACGGCCCCCTAATCGTCACGAGCGACGAGTCGACGGCGAGCCAGTTGAAAGCCGCCATTTCGCGGCTCATCGGCGGCATTGGCGCGCTCGCTGGCGGCAGCTTACTCGTCCAGTACGGCGTGACCCAGTGGGCCGGGTCCCACAGCGAGGACGCCGTCTACGGGTCGGCCGCGACGGACGACACTGCTGACGATCAGTCGGAGACACTCGAGGTGCAAGACGAGTCAGTTGACTCTGGTGCACCCGTGGATGAGACGGATGATAGCACAGACACAACGGAGAGCGAGGATTCCTTCGGTACCCAAACTGTTGACGATGACGCGGACTCGAGTGAGGACGACGCGGCCGATGCCGAAGATGATGGTGCGACTGATGCCGAAGATGACACTGCGACCGCCGGCGACGAGTCATACGACTCTGGCCGCGGCGGTGACGAGGCGGCCGCGGATGATGCGGGTTCCGAGGAGTTCGCGCTCGATGCCGCCGAGGGCGCTGATCCGGAACTTCTGTCGGTGATTCCGCCAGGATTACTCTTTTTCCTCGGTGGACTGGTTGTTTTGCTCGCCGTCTGGCTCTATTGGTACTGGTATCGTCCAGCATACTGA
- the dnaG gene encoding DNA primase DnaG gives MEDTSKYLIHANVTADGVVERSDVVGAIFGQTEGLLGDELDLRDLRQSQKVGRIDVEIRSTAGQSHGHLTIATSLDKVETATLAAALETIDRVGPCRASLEVSEIEDVRAAKRKDVVDRAKELLETGFDDTVMSSEEILAEVRQHVRVEDITEYEGLPAGPRVTDSDAIIVVEGRADVLTLLKYGIKNAIAVEGTNVPDAVAELTRHRTVTAFLDGDRGGDLILEELEQVGEIDYVAFAPAGDSVEELDHHQLFTALRNKVPYETVSSLSEPRAAIAATDGSASPAPAPSGDPIDPDAPASTDDSATRVERQSASSESQESTPQQAGAGADATAGSDDPDDATAADDTAAQSPTPATVYGHATDIIRRGTHHVRLLDAENEPITEADAGKAYTVLEECEPVATTLVLDDVLTQQLLDVAADSGVDRIIARSLGQFTKQPTSVNIHAIDDVAETPPETE, from the coding sequence ATGGAAGACACCTCGAAATACCTCATTCACGCCAATGTCACCGCTGACGGTGTCGTCGAGCGCAGCGACGTCGTCGGTGCCATCTTCGGCCAGACCGAAGGGCTCCTTGGCGACGAACTCGACCTCCGCGATCTGCGCCAATCTCAGAAGGTCGGACGCATCGACGTCGAAATCAGAAGCACCGCCGGCCAGTCACACGGCCACCTCACCATCGCCACCAGCCTCGACAAAGTCGAAACCGCGACCCTCGCTGCCGCCCTCGAGACAATCGACCGTGTTGGTCCCTGTCGCGCCAGTCTCGAGGTCAGCGAGATCGAAGACGTTCGGGCAGCCAAGCGCAAGGACGTCGTCGACCGCGCAAAGGAACTGCTCGAGACGGGCTTCGACGACACTGTGATGAGTTCCGAGGAAATTCTCGCGGAGGTTCGCCAGCACGTTCGCGTCGAAGACATCACCGAGTACGAGGGTCTGCCGGCGGGGCCGCGGGTCACCGACAGCGATGCGATTATCGTCGTCGAAGGACGCGCCGACGTGCTCACGCTGCTGAAATACGGCATCAAAAACGCAATCGCAGTCGAGGGAACGAACGTCCCCGACGCGGTCGCCGAACTCACACGCCACCGCACCGTCACGGCATTTCTCGATGGGGACCGTGGCGGTGACCTGATTCTCGAGGAACTCGAGCAGGTCGGCGAGATCGATTACGTCGCCTTTGCACCCGCTGGTGACTCCGTCGAGGAACTCGACCACCATCAGCTCTTTACCGCCCTCCGGAACAAGGTCCCCTATGAGACGGTCTCGAGTTTGAGCGAACCGCGGGCTGCTATCGCCGCAACGGATGGAAGCGCCTCGCCGGCACCGGCCCCTTCGGGCGACCCTATCGACCCTGATGCGCCAGCCTCCACTGACGATTCTGCGACTCGAGTCGAGCGCCAATCTGCCTCGAGTGAGTCCCAGGAATCCACACCACAGCAGGCCGGGGCAGGAGCAGATGCAACCGCTGGGTCCGACGACCCCGACGATGCGACGGCGGCCGACGATACCGCAGCGCAGTCTCCCACACCGGCCACTGTCTACGGCCACGCAACCGATATTATCCGCCGCGGGACGCACCATGTTCGCCTTCTCGATGCCGAAAACGAACCGATCACCGAGGCTGATGCCGGTAAGGCATACACCGTCCTTGAGGAGTGTGAGCCCGTTGCGACGACTCTCGTTCTTGACGACGTGTTGACCCAGCAACTGCTGGATGTGGCGGCTGACAGCGGCGTTGACAGAATTATCGCCCGCTCGCTCGGGCAGTTCACCAAGCAACCGACCAGCGTTAACATCCACGCGATTGATGACGTTGCTGAAACGCCGCCAGAGACAGAGTAG
- a CDS encoding DUF92 domain-containing protein, with protein MTAPVRRAGVFAALCTLALVVPLFGTTVAVAVAAVALLGAGVVSDGPVFDLLAYPGDYEDGRLYGLLTFILAAVLLGVIAETSSMSTAVFVGTVFLVGYGDLGEQLARQRTDHDVARVTVFCLSALVAAVAGQVATVAITDGAGALESVLPTLVFLAASGALLAALLRDILMLYDDPVVMLFVGLLLWLLAELEPALGAVEITIALAITAAFGYVAYALETASIAGMLTGVLLCLLTIILGGYGWFAVLVSFFAIGGLSTKFRYDRKEDLGVAEENNGARGIGNVLGNASVAIAAVLGYAASSAAVFPIDLEPTLFLFAFAGSVATAMSDTLSSEIGSIFESPRLITTLEPVDPGTDGGVTWQGEVAGLGGAAIVALLSYGLFPEVELIGATIIAAAGFVGMTVDSLLGATLEGTLLGNQGVNFLATLSGALACALLVLSFAVLG; from the coding sequence GTGACAGCACCTGTTCGACGAGCAGGCGTCTTTGCGGCGCTGTGTACGCTTGCGCTCGTCGTTCCGCTCTTTGGTACGACGGTCGCGGTGGCGGTCGCCGCGGTTGCCTTACTCGGGGCTGGCGTCGTCTCCGACGGCCCCGTGTTCGATCTCCTCGCCTATCCGGGCGATTACGAGGACGGTCGCCTCTATGGGTTGCTGACGTTCATCCTCGCTGCTGTCTTACTCGGCGTGATCGCCGAAACCTCGTCGATGTCGACCGCCGTCTTCGTCGGCACCGTCTTCCTCGTCGGCTACGGCGACCTCGGTGAGCAACTCGCCCGCCAGCGGACTGACCACGACGTCGCCCGCGTGACCGTCTTCTGTCTCAGCGCGCTCGTCGCTGCTGTCGCCGGACAAGTTGCAACCGTCGCGATTACCGACGGGGCCGGCGCGCTCGAGTCGGTGCTGCCGACACTCGTCTTCCTCGCAGCCAGCGGCGCGTTACTCGCCGCCTTGCTCCGAGACATTCTCATGCTGTACGACGATCCAGTCGTCATGCTCTTTGTCGGCCTCTTGTTGTGGCTGCTCGCCGAACTCGAGCCAGCACTCGGGGCTGTCGAAATCACGATTGCACTCGCGATTACGGCCGCCTTCGGCTACGTCGCCTACGCGCTCGAGACGGCCTCGATTGCGGGGATGCTGACGGGCGTCTTGTTGTGCTTGCTGACGATTATCCTCGGGGGCTACGGCTGGTTCGCCGTCCTCGTCTCGTTCTTCGCAATCGGTGGCCTCTCGACGAAATTCCGCTACGACCGCAAGGAGGATTTGGGCGTTGCCGAGGAGAACAACGGCGCTCGCGGAATCGGCAATGTCCTCGGAAACGCGTCCGTCGCCATCGCAGCCGTCCTCGGATACGCTGCCAGTTCTGCCGCGGTGTTCCCAATCGACCTCGAGCCAACCCTCTTTCTGTTCGCCTTCGCTGGCTCCGTTGCGACCGCGATGAGTGATACGCTCTCGAGCGAAATCGGGAGCATCTTCGAGTCGCCGCGGCTGATCACCACGCTCGAGCCGGTCGACCCCGGCACCGACGGTGGCGTCACTTGGCAGGGCGAGGTGGCCGGCCTCGGCGGCGCAGCAATCGTTGCGCTACTCTCGTACGGACTGTTCCCGGAAGTCGAACTCATTGGTGCGACAATCATCGCTGCCGCCGGATTCGTCGGAATGACCGTCGATAGCCTGCTGGGTGCGACACTCGAAGGGACGTTGCTTGGCAATCAGGGCGTGAACTTCCTCGCGACGCTGTCGGGCGCACTCGCCTGTGCGCTGCTTGTGCTTTCGTTTGCTGTGCTTGGCTAA
- a CDS encoding undecaprenyl diphosphate synthase family protein — translation MGLYEQYLSLRIQRHTGSPPDHVALVISERDLLEDGAYETLADFFEWAFTYGSRLTVYVSVLDRDAVPALRRDLEELDGPAGREIAVRGPDDQTPADAPIQIGIGLGGKHEFTSAVQTLAESVEAGDLDPAEIDDEHVEQHLIFPSEPDLVIKAGAERLSDFMIWQSVYSELYFTDVNWRDFRKRDFLRAVREYCNRSRRFGR, via the coding sequence GTGGGTCTGTACGAACAGTATCTCTCGCTGCGGATTCAACGCCATACCGGCTCTCCCCCCGACCACGTCGCGCTCGTCATCTCCGAACGCGATCTGCTCGAGGACGGTGCCTACGAGACGCTCGCCGACTTCTTCGAGTGGGCGTTTACCTACGGTTCTCGACTGACTGTCTATGTGAGCGTCCTCGACCGGGATGCGGTGCCAGCGCTTCGACGCGACCTCGAGGAACTCGATGGGCCTGCGGGCCGAGAAATCGCGGTCCGCGGGCCGGACGATCAGACGCCGGCGGATGCGCCGATTCAGATCGGGATCGGACTCGGCGGGAAACACGAGTTCACGAGCGCCGTCCAGACGCTCGCCGAAAGCGTCGAGGCTGGCGACCTCGATCCCGCAGAGATCGACGACGAGCACGTCGAACAGCATCTGATCTTCCCCTCGGAGCCGGATCTGGTGATCAAAGCCGGTGCGGAGCGACTCTCCGATTTCATGATCTGGCAGTCCGTCTACTCGGAACTGTACTTTACGGACGTTAACTGGCGGGATTTCCGCAAACGAGACTTTCTGCGGGCGGTCAGAGAGTACTGCAACCGCTCACGGCGATTCGGGCGGTAA
- the uppS gene encoding polyprenyl diphosphate synthase, translating into MKRWLRQRVDTVYERLLSHELAGAPTHIAVIQDGNRRYARQNGDEAHEGHRAGAETTERVLEWCQEIGVEELTLYTFSTENFDRPDDQKEALFDLLCDKLHEFADADRVHDNGVCIRAIGEIEMLPERVQDAVDYAEEQTGEYDDFVLNIALAYGGRSRLLEAARGVAREVDSNDLESDDIDVETIEQRLYDQPVRDVDLIIRPAGEERTSNFLPWHANGNEAAVFFCTPYWPEFSKSDFLRGIRTYEHREESWRRTRARRALALLGAVSETELTEAQSVVDRFRDSLPTAERSELDGLETLENGDQERDADNVDGIDSGSQAAD; encoded by the coding sequence ATGAAGCGGTGGCTCCGTCAGCGTGTTGATACGGTCTACGAGCGGCTGCTCTCGCATGAACTCGCCGGTGCACCGACGCATATTGCGGTGATTCAAGACGGCAACCGACGCTATGCACGTCAAAACGGCGACGAGGCCCACGAAGGCCACCGTGCAGGGGCGGAAACCACCGAGCGCGTCCTCGAGTGGTGTCAGGAAATTGGCGTCGAGGAACTGACGCTGTACACCTTCTCCACGGAGAATTTCGACCGGCCGGACGACCAAAAAGAGGCCCTGTTCGACCTGCTCTGTGACAAACTCCACGAGTTCGCCGATGCCGACCGCGTCCACGACAACGGCGTCTGTATCCGCGCTATCGGCGAAATCGAGATGCTTCCCGAGCGCGTTCAGGACGCCGTCGACTACGCCGAAGAACAGACCGGCGAGTACGACGATTTCGTCCTCAACATCGCGCTTGCGTATGGTGGACGGTCGCGACTGCTCGAGGCCGCCCGCGGCGTCGCTCGAGAAGTCGATTCAAACGACCTCGAGTCGGACGACATCGACGTGGAAACGATTGAACAGCGCCTGTACGACCAGCCTGTTCGAGACGTGGATTTGATTATCCGGCCGGCAGGCGAGGAACGCACCTCGAACTTCCTGCCGTGGCACGCAAACGGCAACGAGGCCGCGGTCTTCTTCTGTACGCCCTACTGGCCAGAGTTCTCGAAAAGCGACTTTCTCCGGGGAATCCGGACCTACGAACACCGCGAGGAGTCCTGGCGACGCACCCGTGCTCGGCGCGCACTTGCCTTGCTCGGCGCTGTCAGCGAAACCGAACTCACCGAAGCCCAGTCCGTTGTCGACCGCTTTCGTGACTCGCTGCCAACGGCTGAACGGAGCGAACTCGATGGTCTCGAGACGCTCGAGAACGGCGACCAAGAACGTGATGCCGACAACGTTGACGGCATCGACTCGGGGAGTCAGGCCGCAGATTAA